The DNA region TACAAGCGATAAGCTCAGCAAATGAAGAAACACACCCCTACACCCCTCTCAAGAGGGGAATCGCACAGGGCCTTTTAATTATTTTTAATATTGAGCAATATGCCCCGCACAATCATTTCATACAATCCCCGGTTAAAAGAGCTGGCCCGGAAATTAAGGAATGACAGCACAATTGGCGAAATATTGCTTTGGAAAGAGTTAAAAGGCAAACAAGGTTATGGATATGATTTCCATCGCCAAAAGCCTCTGTTAAATTATATTGTAGATTTCTATTGTTTCGAACTAAATTTGATAATAGAGATCGATGGTCAATATCATAACCACGAAGAGACATATAAACTGGATTTGATACGTGAGCAAGAACTCGAAAAATACGATTTAACAATTATCCGTTTTACTGAACTGGAAGTAAGAAAAGACATGTTCAACGTT from Mucilaginibacter sp. SJ includes:
- a CDS encoding endonuclease domain-containing protein is translated as MPRTIISYNPRLKELARKLRNDSTIGEILLWKELKGKQGYGYDFHRQKPLLNYIVDFYCFELNLIIEIDGQYHNHEETYKLDLIREQELEKYDLTIIRFTELEVRKDMFNVLRTIEQHIEKFKNNEVDHTSYPFQEGSRIS